A single genomic interval of Polaribacter vadi harbors:
- a CDS encoding DUF58 domain-containing protein — MKKTNITLFLNNRFFYCLAAIAILFVVGFFAPIFFEISKVLLFMLIGLTIVDVFLLYRTKKGIKLERNLPERLSNGDENKISLALKNDYPFEAHLSLIEELPYQFQKRDFTFYQQLKKHEEKNIHYNLTPKERGVYEFGNINVYANSALKLATKKYVLGEETSLKCYPSFLKLREFDIKAFNNATTSYGTKKVRRIGHSLEFEQIKEYVSGDDIRTLNWKATAKRNHFMVNQYVEEKSQSVYAIIDKGRAMQMTFNGLSLLDYAVNATLAISNVILRKQDKAGMLSFSTKLEDWVVAERRSSQMSLISEALHNIKTNFAEPDFSTLYSVVKRKITHRSLLILFTNFETIDGLNRQLPYLRALAKNHLLLVVFFKNTELDAMIDSKSETIQQVYDSIIAEKFLYEKKRIVNELKKYGIQSVLTKPEDLTGNSINKYLELKSRGLF; from the coding sequence TTGAAAAAAACTAACATCACTTTATTCTTAAACAATCGCTTTTTCTATTGCTTAGCTGCAATTGCAATCTTATTTGTTGTGGGCTTCTTTGCTCCTATCTTTTTTGAGATTTCTAAAGTGTTGCTTTTTATGTTGATAGGTTTGACTATTGTTGATGTTTTCTTGTTATATCGAACTAAAAAAGGAATTAAACTTGAGCGTAATTTACCTGAACGACTCTCAAATGGCGATGAGAATAAAATTTCTTTAGCGCTTAAAAACGACTATCCTTTTGAGGCTCATTTATCTTTAATTGAAGAGCTGCCTTATCAATTTCAAAAAAGAGATTTTACCTTTTATCAACAATTAAAAAAGCACGAAGAAAAAAACATTCATTATAATTTAACGCCTAAAGAAAGAGGTGTTTACGAATTTGGGAATATAAATGTATATGCAAATTCAGCTTTAAAATTAGCCACTAAAAAATATGTTTTAGGGGAAGAAACTTCCTTAAAATGCTATCCGTCGTTTTTAAAATTAAGAGAGTTTGATATTAAAGCTTTTAACAATGCAACCACTTCTTATGGCACTAAAAAAGTAAGAAGAATTGGACATTCTTTAGAGTTTGAACAAATTAAAGAATATGTTTCTGGAGATGATATTAGAACCTTAAACTGGAAAGCGACTGCGAAAAGAAACCATTTTATGGTGAATCAATATGTAGAAGAAAAATCGCAATCTGTGTACGCAATTATTGATAAAGGAAGAGCAATGCAAATGACTTTTAACGGATTGAGTTTGTTAGATTATGCTGTGAATGCAACTTTGGCCATTAGCAATGTAATTTTAAGAAAGCAAGACAAGGCTGGCATGTTATCTTTCTCCACAAAACTAGAAGATTGGGTAGTTGCTGAACGAAGAAGCTCACAAATGAGTTTAATTTCTGAAGCGTTACACAATATAAAAACCAATTTTGCTGAACCTGATTTTAGTACTTTATATTCGGTTGTTAAAAGAAAAATAACCCATAGAAGTTTATTAATATTATTTACAAATTTCGAAACTATTGATGGTTTAAACAGACAACTACCCTATTTACGAGCGTTGGCAAAAAATCATTTATTATTAGTCGTGTTTTTTAAAAACACAGAATTGGATGCCATGATCGATTCTAAATCAGAAACAATTCAGCAAGTATATGACAGCATTATTGCCGAAAAATTCTTGTACGAAAAAAAGAGAATCGTCAACGAATTAAAAAAATATGGAATTCAGTCTGTTTTAACAAAACCAGAAGATTTAACTGGAAATAGCATCAACAAATATTTAGAATTAAAATCGAGAGGATTATTTTAA
- a CDS encoding DUF4251 domain-containing protein, whose amino-acid sequence MKFRVLFLSILCISFLSCKSSATLAEIENLKETATSKNFTIISDSANPTALMNTRGIENLLPPGSNLASISLVNIQNNFTIKNDSIFLDMPFYGERRFGGGYGTESGLQFEGIPEKVESSFNPKKNTYEFEYLLNTKTESLRISLTLFANKTSRFTVNSSHRSTITYNGKWEIPLKE is encoded by the coding sequence ATGAAATTTAGAGTTTTATTTTTATCAATTTTATGCATCTCTTTTCTTAGTTGTAAAAGTTCTGCAACCTTGGCAGAAATTGAAAATTTAAAAGAAACAGCTACGTCAAAGAATTTTACAATTATTTCTGATTCTGCAAATCCAACAGCTTTGATGAATACCAGAGGAATTGAAAACTTATTACCTCCAGGAAGCAATTTAGCCAGCATAAGTTTGGTAAATATTCAAAACAATTTCACCATAAAAAATGATAGTATTTTCTTAGACATGCCTTTTTATGGCGAAAGACGTTTTGGTGGTGGATATGGAACTGAAAGCGGTTTGCAATTTGAAGGAATCCCCGAAAAAGTTGAAAGTTCTTTTAACCCAAAAAAGAACACCTATGAATTTGAATATTTACTGAATACAAAAACTGAAAGTTTACGAATTTCATTAACCTTATTTGCAAATAAAACAAGTCGATTTACTGTAAATAGCAGTCATAGAAGCACAATTACCTATAATGGTAAATGGGAAATCCCTCTGAAAGAATAA
- a CDS encoding stage II sporulation protein M, whose translation MREVAFIKQNKEKWLEFEQLISNKEKKSPDDIANLHIKIMNDLVYAQTYYPKSKVTLFLNKLAKTSFDKVYDSKRTDKNVFLQFFFEKVPLRCYTYRKYIYISFIFFFICFFVGLLSTFNDESFARQILSDGYVDQTLENIESGDAMAIYKGGSNWGTFIGIYDNNQRVGLNMFLSGLLVGIGTAYYIVVNAIMVAVFQAFFYQQNTLFDSLKGIWIHGTYEIFGIIIEAAAGYIIGASILFPGTLKRFESFKIGIRDAFYIFISTIPFTIMAAFLEGYVTRYSNIMPTIFCFAIILFSLVSISYYYLVLPFKVARKHGLR comes from the coding sequence ATGAGAGAGGTCGCTTTTATAAAGCAAAATAAAGAAAAATGGCTTGAATTTGAACAATTAATTTCAAATAAAGAGAAAAAAAGTCCAGATGACATAGCCAACCTGCATATAAAAATCATGAACGATTTGGTATATGCACAAACCTATTACCCAAAAAGTAAGGTGACGCTTTTTCTGAATAAGCTTGCCAAGACTAGTTTCGATAAGGTGTACGACTCTAAAAGAACCGATAAAAATGTTTTTTTACAGTTCTTTTTTGAGAAGGTTCCACTACGTTGTTATACCTACAGAAAATATATCTACATTTCTTTTATTTTCTTCTTTATCTGTTTTTTTGTGGGATTATTGTCCACTTTTAATGATGAATCTTTTGCAAGACAGATTTTAAGTGATGGCTATGTAGACCAAACTTTAGAAAATATAGAAAGTGGAGATGCCATGGCTATTTATAAAGGTGGCAGCAATTGGGGTACTTTTATTGGTATTTACGATAACAACCAAAGAGTGGGCTTAAATATGTTTTTATCAGGGTTGTTGGTAGGTATTGGCACTGCCTATTATATTGTGGTAAACGCAATTATGGTGGCTGTATTTCAAGCGTTTTTTTATCAACAAAACACCTTATTTGATAGTTTAAAAGGAATTTGGATTCATGGAACCTATGAGATTTTTGGAATCATTATAGAAGCTGCAGCAGGCTATATTATTGGCGCAAGTATTTTATTTCCTGGCACTTTAAAACGTTTCGAGTCTTTTAAAATAGGGATTAGAGATGCGTTTTATATTTTTATTAGTACCATTCCGTTTACAATTATGGCCGCATTTTTAGAAGGTTATGTAACACGTTATTCCAATATAATGCCTACTATTTTTTGCTTTGCCATTATTCTGTTTAGCTTGGTTTCTATCAGTTATTATTATTTGGTGTTACCTTTTAAGGTTGCTAGAAAACACGGTTTACGATAG
- a CDS encoding multidrug effflux MFS transporter: MQIKQKTQTEFILIMACLMSLVALSIDALLPALNIIGIAVGTSSNSDSQLLITMIFLGLGLGQLVAGPLSDSFGRKPMVYVGFSIFVLASIVCVYSTSLEMMIFGRILQGIGLSAPRTLSIAMVRDSYSGDYMARIMSFVVSIFIIVPVIAPTIGKIMLDNFGWQSIFISQLVFGAFVIFWFYKRQPETLKEIHRKKFRLSIFKTGTLEFLKYKDAVIYTLLSGFITGSFMVFLGTSQQIFQEQYGLVEEFPYIFGAMAISVGFSTFINGTVVMKFGMKKLVFFFLSMFTIVSLFYVVVFYGKVNPPIEILIISFALQFFAIGFLFGNLRSLAMQPIGHIAGIGSAINGFVSTIMAVPIAGYIGKYVVVTAYPLFVGFLISGCISIVLLFSFRKKIS, from the coding sequence ATGCAAATAAAACAAAAAACTCAAACCGAGTTTATCCTTATCATGGCATGTTTAATGTCTTTGGTCGCGCTTTCTATAGATGCTTTATTACCCGCTTTAAATATCATTGGTATTGCAGTTGGCACTTCTAGTAACAGCGATAGTCAGTTATTAATTACCATGATCTTTTTAGGTTTAGGATTAGGACAATTGGTGGCTGGGCCACTTTCCGATAGTTTTGGTAGAAAACCCATGGTGTATGTTGGTTTTTCAATATTTGTGTTGGCAAGTATTGTTTGTGTGTATTCCACAAGCTTAGAAATGATGATTTTTGGGAGAATACTCCAAGGTATTGGGCTTTCTGCTCCAAGAACCCTAAGTATTGCTATGGTGCGTGATTCTTATAGTGGCGATTATATGGCTAGAATTATGTCTTTTGTGGTTTCTATTTTTATAATCGTTCCTGTAATTGCCCCAACCATTGGTAAAATTATGTTAGATAATTTTGGGTGGCAATCCATTTTTATAAGTCAGTTAGTATTTGGTGCCTTCGTTATCTTTTGGTTTTATAAAAGACAACCTGAAACGCTCAAAGAAATCCATCGAAAAAAGTTTCGCTTGTCTATTTTTAAAACGGGAACTTTAGAGTTTTTAAAATACAAAGATGCTGTTATATACACGCTTTTAAGTGGTTTTATCACAGGATCTTTTATGGTGTTTTTAGGAACATCGCAACAAATATTTCAAGAGCAATATGGGTTGGTAGAAGAATTCCCTTATATATTTGGAGCCATGGCAATCTCTGTTGGTTTTTCTACTTTTATAAACGGAACTGTGGTAATGAAATTCGGCATGAAAAAACTCGTGTTTTTCTTTCTTTCTATGTTTACAATTGTTTCGCTGTTTTATGTGGTTGTTTTTTACGGGAAAGTAAATCCGCCTATAGAAATCTTAATCATTTCTTTTGCGTTGCAGTTTTTTGCCATCGGGTTTTTATTTGGTAATTTACGATCATTAGCCATGCAACCCATTGGTCATATTGCTGGGATTGGTTCTGCAATTAACGGATTTGTGTCTACTATTATGGCTGTTCCTATTGCAGGATATATTGGTAAATATGTGGTGGTTACAGCCTATCCTCTATTTGTAGGGTTCTTAATTTCTGGTTGTATTTCTATTGTTTTGCTATTTTCATTCCGAAAGAAGATCAGTTAA
- a CDS encoding RDD family protein, translating into MKTLQIKTAQNVNIKFTVANVFQRLLAFTVDNVIKFAYIYFGIQLFDFSLFDPAINGDTWTIRALDVLFFLPVTFYSLYSEILMDGQTLGKKLLKIKVINEDGFKPSITDYIIRWFLRIVDFNLFMLLFVYVASLGLSDQYTLLMLLFMCGKLVGFLLILFTEKNQRFGDIIADTIVIYLKDDVQFSQTILENINDTYKPTYPNVIKLSDNDARIIKETFKTASKLNDYKTLIKLRSKIIEVTDIKSVHKSDKDFIDIVLKDYNYYTQNM; encoded by the coding sequence ATGAAAACACTCCAAATAAAAACAGCACAAAATGTAAATATAAAATTTACAGTTGCCAATGTATTTCAAAGGCTTTTAGCTTTTACTGTAGATAATGTGATTAAGTTCGCCTATATTTATTTTGGAATTCAACTTTTTGACTTTAGTTTGTTTGATCCTGCCATTAATGGCGATACTTGGACGATAAGAGCTTTAGATGTCTTGTTTTTTTTACCGGTAACATTTTACTCTTTGTATTCCGAAATTTTAATGGACGGCCAAACATTGGGTAAAAAACTTCTAAAAATTAAAGTGATTAATGAGGATGGTTTTAAACCGTCCATCACAGATTATATTATTCGTTGGTTTTTAAGAATCGTAGATTTTAATTTATTTATGTTGCTCTTTGTGTATGTGGCTTCCTTGGGCTTGTCAGACCAATATACCTTGTTGATGTTGCTATTTATGTGTGGTAAATTAGTCGGTTTTCTATTGATCTTATTTACAGAGAAAAATCAACGTTTTGGAGATATTATTGCTGATACTATTGTTATTTATTTAAAAGATGATGTGCAGTTTTCACAAACCATCTTAGAGAATATCAACGATACTTACAAACCAACCTATCCAAACGTGATTAAACTTTCTGATAACGATGCACGTATTATCAAAGAAACTTTTAAAACGGCTAGCAAGTTAAACGATTATAAAACGCTAATTAAATTACGTTCTAAAATTATAGAAGTTACTGATATTAAATCCGTTCACAAAAGTGATAAAGATTTTATCGATATTGTGTTGAAGGATTATAATTATTATACACAAAATATGTAA
- a CDS encoding DUF805 domain-containing protein: MNWYLKVLKNYTNFTGRARRKEYWMFLLFHYLIIIFLVMQLVFSSENFSDSSEMNVLSIILSTLLILYFLGTILPFLAVTARRLHDTDKSAWWYLICIIPYIGRFIILIFTCMDSYGGTNKWGPNPKKEGSDVLINQIGKE; encoded by the coding sequence ATGAATTGGTATTTAAAAGTATTAAAAAATTACACGAATTTTACTGGTAGAGCAAGAAGAAAAGAATATTGGATGTTTTTACTTTTCCATTACCTAATTATCATCTTCTTAGTAATGCAACTTGTTTTTTCATCAGAGAACTTCTCAGATTCTAGTGAAATGAATGTTCTAAGTATCATTCTTAGTACTCTTTTAATCTTGTATTTTTTAGGCACCATATTGCCTTTTTTAGCAGTAACAGCTAGAAGATTACATGATACTGATAAAAGCGCTTGGTGGTATTTAATATGTATCATTCCCTATATTGGTCGATTTATTATTTTGATTTTTACGTGCATGGATAGTTATGGAGGAACCAATAAATGGGGTCCAAATCCTAAAAAAGAGGGAAGTGACGTTTTGATCAATCAAATAGGTAAAGAATAA
- a CDS encoding ThiF family adenylyltransferase, which yields MKEEDIIKRINNLLKKDKGLVLVEKTRKDGNYFKGKLEVNYLEQVLNFDFAIPHNYPLTHPNSDNISIIFRNKNYIGLNHINPDGSVCFHPDKDDDFDRKLLYEIKCLKQWIRDYYIFKKEDDNYAYLIHNTESGCINKLYFTNTKNSFKKNSFGTFRFSIFSDEKIGEKKFPVKKMFRLGFEKGQEDVWSNTFIKDLKTRGTKKGLYYYIQDEPLRKSNLGRKAIENWDELKDYLSDEFIEKLYLGLKRDFNNNFYHENSLFLIIGYKIPNNESYEEHWDLIRIPKKNIPIDSIKLAKDEQTNPKIRFEHILKKNKINWGTTENIDYSRFFGRGKLNDKITNSNILIIGCGAIGSSLSEILVRGGAKNIILMDFDSTKGGNLCRANYQLKDMIFPKTNGLINRLKSISPFVDVAVEYDKLNKFDLKILGDVFNKKLDIIFDCSTDTEVTYIVDKLNFTGNVFSLAITNNAKSFISITGNYLTKQAKTIFDFVENEPPTYFEGTGCGYPTFEANYNDINALLNIGLKVINNNFSKNKKNESFIIQPDFNNLLNIDIEEYENYNCIYMNSSIHISKSVLKIIEKETKFHYPKEFGGVFVGFKSNKNFIITNILIPDEYKNGQTIFIRHPGTLNERLNEIHNLTNGKIQYLGEWHSHPNGPTNPSSIDINAMKEIAKDKNINIGNPLLMIAEVDKTYFGKDLFIYDDKILKKYE from the coding sequence TTGAAAGAAGAAGACATTATTAAAAGAATAAATAATCTATTAAAAAAAGATAAAGGTTTAGTCTTAGTTGAAAAAACAAGAAAAGATGGTAACTATTTTAAAGGTAAATTAGAAGTAAATTATTTGGAACAAGTATTGAACTTTGATTTTGCTATTCCTCATAACTACCCTTTAACACATCCAAATTCGGATAATATATCTATTATTTTTAGAAATAAAAATTATATAGGACTTAATCATATAAATCCTGATGGTTCAGTATGCTTTCATCCAGATAAAGATGATGACTTTGATAGAAAATTACTTTATGAAATTAAATGTTTGAAACAATGGATTAGAGATTATTATATTTTTAAGAAAGAAGATGATAATTATGCCTATTTAATTCATAATACAGAAAGTGGATGCATTAACAAGCTATATTTTACTAACACAAAAAATAGTTTTAAAAAAAACTCCTTTGGGACTTTCCGTTTTTCTATCTTTTCTGATGAAAAAATTGGAGAGAAAAAGTTTCCTGTTAAAAAAATGTTTAGACTTGGTTTTGAAAAAGGTCAAGAAGATGTTTGGTCAAATACTTTTATTAAAGATTTAAAAACAAGAGGTACTAAAAAAGGATTATATTATTATATACAAGATGAACCTTTAAGAAAAAGTAATTTAGGTAGAAAAGCTATTGAAAATTGGGATGAACTAAAAGATTATTTATCAGATGAATTTATTGAAAAGCTATATTTAGGTTTAAAAAGAGATTTCAATAATAATTTCTATCACGAAAATAGTCTGTTTCTTATTATAGGGTACAAAATACCAAATAATGAAAGCTATGAAGAGCATTGGGATTTAATAAGAATACCAAAAAAAAATATTCCTATTGATTCAATAAAATTAGCAAAAGATGAACAAACAAATCCGAAAATAAGGTTTGAACATATTTTAAAGAAAAATAAAATAAATTGGGGAACAACTGAAAATATTGATTATAGTAGATTTTTTGGAAGAGGGAAGTTAAATGATAAAATTACTAATTCAAATATCTTAATTATCGGTTGTGGTGCTATTGGAAGTTCTTTATCAGAAATTTTGGTTAGAGGTGGGGCTAAAAATATAATTCTTATGGATTTTGATTCTACAAAAGGTGGAAATCTTTGTAGAGCAAATTATCAATTAAAAGATATGATATTTCCTAAAACTAATGGTTTAATAAATAGATTAAAATCAATTTCACCATTCGTTGATGTAGCTGTTGAGTATGATAAATTAAATAAATTTGATTTAAAAATTCTTGGAGATGTTTTTAACAAAAAACTTGATATTATTTTTGACTGTTCAACAGATACAGAAGTAACTTATATAGTTGATAAACTTAATTTTACTGGTAATGTTTTTAGTTTAGCGATAACAAATAATGCAAAATCTTTTATTTCTATAACTGGAAATTATTTAACAAAACAAGCAAAGACTATTTTTGATTTTGTAGAAAATGAACCGCCAACTTATTTTGAAGGTACTGGATGTGGTTATCCTACATTTGAAGCAAATTATAATGATATAAATGCTTTACTTAACATAGGTTTAAAAGTTATTAATAATAATTTTTCAAAAAATAAAAAAAATGAATCCTTTATTATTCAGCCAGATTTTAATAATTTATTAAACATAGATATTGAAGAGTATGAAAACTATAATTGTATATATATGAATAGTTCAATACATATATCAAAAAGTGTTTTAAAAATCATAGAAAAAGAAACAAAGTTTCATTACCCAAAAGAATTTGGTGGTGTTTTTGTGGGATTTAAGTCCAATAAAAATTTTATTATAACTAATATTTTAATACCTGATGAATACAAAAATGGGCAAACTATTTTTATTAGGCATCCAGGAACATTAAATGAGAGATTGAATGAAATACATAATTTAACAAATGGTAAAATTCAATATTTAGGGGAATGGCATTCACATCCTAATGGTCCCACAAATCCAAGTTCTATAGATATAAACGCAATGAAAGAAATCGCAAAAGATAAAAATATTAATATCGGTAATCCATTATTGATGATTGCAGAAGTTGATAAAACTTATTTTGGTAAAGATTTATTTATATACGATGATAAAATATTAAAAAAGTATGAGTGA
- a CDS encoding DUF6602 domain-containing protein: protein MSDKINLRKLFGGLQAQMIAQLNTNREFIEHPGSKGDSLENTWIEWLRTYLPNRYCVDKAIVIDSKGQLSHQIDLVIYDQTYTPFVFKQNGIFYIPAEGVYAVFEVKPDLDKGNIIYAGDKIESVRKLLRTSTKIIDRGRPFNPRALTKILGGILTIETEIKEPTIEKHLKSLKGLKSIDIGCAVKDKSFYVNYNKDDSIFNLEKDVNLSLKEHNDLIAKFYENRNVKNIEFSKKNNSLVTFFLQLTRYLQQSIGTVAAIDLSEYAKAINFEIDEEI, encoded by the coding sequence ATGAGTGATAAGATTAATTTAAGAAAGTTATTTGGAGGTTTGCAAGCACAAATGATTGCCCAATTAAATACAAATAGAGAATTTATAGAACATCCTGGTTCTAAAGGAGATTCGTTAGAAAACACTTGGATTGAATGGTTAAGAACATATTTACCTAATAGATATTGTGTTGATAAAGCTATTGTCATAGACTCTAAAGGACAATTAAGCCATCAGATTGATTTAGTAATTTATGACCAAACATACACACCTTTTGTTTTTAAGCAAAATGGTATTTTTTATATTCCAGCAGAGGGAGTTTATGCTGTTTTCGAAGTGAAACCAGACCTTGATAAGGGTAATATAATTTATGCAGGAGATAAAATTGAAAGCGTTAGAAAATTATTAAGAACATCAACAAAAATAATTGACAGAGGTAGACCTTTTAATCCAAGAGCTTTAACTAAAATTTTAGGAGGTATATTAACTATAGAAACAGAAATAAAAGAGCCTACTATCGAAAAACACTTAAAAAGTCTAAAAGGATTAAAGTCTATTGATATTGGATGTGCTGTAAAAGACAAAAGTTTTTACGTTAATTATAATAAGGATGATAGTATTTTTAACCTCGAAAAAGATGTTAATTTATCTTTGAAAGAACATAATGATTTAATTGCGAAATTTTATGAAAACAGAAATGTAAAAAATATAGAATTTAGTAAAAAGAATAATTCATTAGTTACATTTTTTCTTCAGCTCACAAGATATTTACAACAAAGTATTGGTACAGTTGCAGCAATAGATTTATCTGAATATGCAAAAGCAATAAATTTCGAAATAGATGAAGAAATATAA
- a CDS encoding DUF4129 domain-containing protein, which produces MKNRLASLLFLLTFVVNAQETTNIDELIVSKSDTIVYQKDTKISEARTLSPNLAEKYNDKDFIYKEKAPVKKKKNVNTGSGFLSGFAFFMTTIFPFLLGGFIIFMIVKVMLGSDILFWKNTKSATKISEKLIYEDEDIHEVDLASLLKQAIESQNFRLAIRYYYLTSLKGLSNKKIIEYHKDKTNSEYLFEIENPAMRTQFSYLSYVYSYVWYGEFPVDETNFKAAQNKYQSFINSMS; this is translated from the coding sequence ATGAAAAATAGACTAGCTTCCCTCCTTTTCCTGCTTACTTTTGTTGTGAATGCACAAGAAACCACTAATATTGATGAACTCATTGTGAGCAAAAGCGATACGATTGTTTATCAAAAAGACACGAAAATTAGCGAAGCAAGAACTTTATCACCCAATCTCGCAGAGAAATATAATGATAAGGATTTTATCTATAAAGAGAAAGCTCCAGTTAAGAAAAAGAAAAATGTAAATACTGGTTCAGGTTTCTTAAGTGGATTTGCTTTTTTTATGACGACTATTTTCCCCTTTCTTTTAGGTGGATTTATCATTTTTATGATTGTAAAAGTGATGTTAGGATCAGACATTCTTTTTTGGAAAAACACAAAATCAGCTACAAAAATATCAGAAAAATTAATTTATGAAGATGAAGACATTCACGAAGTTGATTTAGCATCTTTATTAAAACAAGCTATTGAAAGTCAGAATTTTAGATTGGCAATTCGTTATTATTATTTGACATCTTTAAAAGGATTATCGAACAAAAAAATTATTGAGTACCATAAAGATAAAACGAATTCAGAATACCTTTTTGAGATTGAAAACCCAGCAATGAGAACACAATTTTCCTATCTTTCTTATGTATATTCTTATGTTTGGTATGGAGAATTTCCTGTGGATGAAACCAATTTTAAAGCAGCGCAAAACAAGTATCAATCTTTTATAAATTCGATGTCTTGA
- a CDS encoding pseudouridine synthase, producing MSLEIIFEDEYIICVNKPNNVLVHHAFLSRNVGDEDSLLQLIEKEFGIKVYPVHRLDRKTSGLILLAKEKEYVSKFQELFTTKQIQKTYFGVVRGFSPETKTIDSPVKGRDANVHKEALTYLRTLANITLDIPVKPYDSSRYSLVEFLPQTGRMHQLRVHSNKISHPLIGDAKYGDKNHDTMFAENFGWKNLFLHAGKLEFIHPFSSEKKILKGTFPKDWIEMFEEFNWNWKELT from the coding sequence ATGAGTTTAGAAATTATTTTTGAAGATGAATACATTATTTGTGTAAATAAACCAAATAATGTTTTAGTTCATCATGCTTTTTTGTCAAGAAATGTTGGGGATGAAGATTCACTTTTACAATTAATTGAAAAAGAATTCGGCATTAAAGTGTATCCTGTTCATAGGTTGGATAGAAAAACTTCTGGGTTAATTTTATTAGCAAAAGAAAAAGAATATGTTTCTAAATTTCAAGAATTATTTACAACAAAGCAAATTCAAAAAACCTATTTTGGCGTAGTTCGTGGTTTTTCTCCTGAAACAAAAACAATTGATTCTCCTGTAAAAGGACGAGATGCCAATGTGCATAAAGAAGCCTTAACCTATTTAAGAACATTAGCGAATATTACATTAGATATTCCTGTAAAACCCTATGATTCTTCACGTTATAGTTTGGTGGAGTTTTTACCACAAACAGGTAGAATGCATCAATTAAGAGTCCATTCCAATAAAATTAGTCATCCTTTAATTGGCGATGCAAAATATGGTGATAAGAATCATGATACGATGTTTGCTGAAAACTTTGGTTGGAAAAATTTATTCTTACACGCAGGTAAATTAGAATTTATTCATCCTTTTTCATCAGAAAAAAAGATTTTAAAAGGTACTTTTCCAAAAGATTGGATAGAGATGTTTGAGGAATTTAACTGGAATTGGAAAGAACTAACTTAA
- a CDS encoding AAA family ATPase, with translation METPNEELNAPINSENLEFENRIDLAELQESVFSIKKQLQKVIVGQKDMMDLLLVALLADGHVLIEGVPGVAKTITAKLLSKTIDVGFSRIQFTPDLMPSDILGTSVFNVKTSEFEFKKGPIFSNMILIDEINRAPAKTQAALFEVMEEKQITMDGTTYKMEEPFVVLATQNPIEQEGTYRLPEAQLDRFLFKVIIEYPNADEELEIIMREQALENTTKVSKIVSIIKGAKIVEYRALVNQIKIEENLLKYIANIVVNTRSNSFLYLGASPRASIAILNASKAFAAIEGRDFVTPEDIKRATIPVLQHRVIVTPEREMEGLTSTQIIEQIIEAVEIPR, from the coding sequence ATGGAAACACCAAATGAGGAATTGAATGCTCCTATAAATTCTGAGAATTTAGAGTTTGAAAATAGAATAGATTTAGCTGAATTACAAGAAAGTGTTTTCAGTATAAAAAAGCAGTTACAGAAAGTAATTGTTGGGCAAAAAGACATGATGGATTTGCTTTTAGTGGCATTGTTGGCAGATGGCCATGTGTTAATTGAAGGCGTTCCTGGAGTGGCAAAAACCATCACTGCAAAACTACTTTCTAAAACGATTGATGTTGGTTTTAGTAGAATTCAGTTTACGCCAGATTTAATGCCTTCAGATATTTTAGGAACCTCTGTTTTTAATGTCAAAACCTCGGAATTTGAGTTTAAAAAAGGACCTATTTTCTCGAACATGATTCTGATTGATGAAATTAACAGAGCTCCTGCAAAAACACAAGCTGCTTTGTTTGAAGTGATGGAAGAAAAGCAAATTACGATGGATGGAACTACCTATAAAATGGAGGAGCCTTTTGTGGTTTTAGCCACGCAAAACCCCATAGAACAAGAAGGAACGTATAGATTGCCAGAAGCGCAATTAGATCGTTTTTTGTTCAAGGTAATTATCGAATATCCGAATGCAGATGAAGAATTGGAAATTATTATGCGTGAGCAAGCTTTGGAAAATACCACAAAAGTTAGCAAAATTGTGTCCATTATTAAAGGAGCAAAAATTGTCGAGTACAGAGCTTTGGTCAATCAAATAAAAATCGAAGAAAACTTACTGAAATATATTGCCAATATTGTAGTAAATACACGTTCTAATTCATTTTTGTATTTAGGCGCTTCTCCAAGAGCAAGTATTGCTATTTTAAACGCATCAAAGGCTTTTGCAGCCATTGAAGGTAGAGATTTTGTAACACCAGAAGATATAAAAAGAGCCACTATTCCTGTTTTACAACACAGAGTTATTGTAACTCCAGAAAGAGAAATGGAAGGTTTGACTAGTACACAAATTATTGAGCAGATTATTGAGGCTGTTGAAATTCCTAGGTAG